A window of Candidatus Bathyarchaeota archaeon contains these coding sequences:
- a CDS encoding YegP family protein, whose protein sequence is MVQFEIKQNSTTKQFYWHLKADNGEIIANGETYVSKQACLNCINTLRRVASSAPLVDYTDSSVSVRI, encoded by the coding sequence ATGGTACAATTTGAAATAAAGCAAAATTCGACAACAAAACAATTCTATTGGCATTTGAAAGCAGATAATGGAGAAATTATAGCCAATGGTGAAACATATGTTTCTAAACAAGCTTGTCTTAATTGTATCAATACACTAAGAAGAGTTGCAAGTTCAGCGCCTCTGGTAGATTATACAGATTCTTCTGTAAGCGTGAGAATCTAA